One genomic region from Clostridium saccharobutylicum DSM 13864 encodes:
- a CDS encoding phosphoribosylformylglycinamidine synthase: MLDIRSVFVEKKKGFNVEAQSLLNDFKENLGVIGLEDIRIVNKYIISDISEEYYKKALHTIFSEATVDIVYESKLPTNEGEVAFGVEYLPGQYDQRADSASECLALLTAKDKVEIKTAKIVVLKGNISQSDIEKIKSYYINPVDSREVDIDSKDLSSISNMPKDVLILEGFTKKALEELKDFHSEQGLAMSIDDLVMIQDYFKKEERDPSITEIKVIDTYWSDHCRHTTFSTILEDVQIENSVFTEPIKKSYEAYIKSREYVYEDKEKNKTLMDMAVIAMKELRKRGKLEDLDISEEINACSINVKVETNNGIEDYLVMFKNETHNHPTEIEPFGGAATCLGGAIRDPLSGRTYVYQAMRVTGAADPTVPVKDTLKGKLPQRKITLGAAHGYSSYGNQIGLATGEVREVYHPNYAAKRMEVGAVIAAAPKENVVREEPVLGDVIILLGGRTGRDGVGGATGSSKEHTVDSINECGAEVQKGNAPTERKLQRLFRNSKVAKMIKRCNDFGAGGVSVAIGELCRGLDIDLDKVPKKYEGLDGTELAVSESQERMAVVVTKENADEFIRLSNEENLEANLVAHVTDTDRLRLFWRGKNIVDLKRTFLDTNGATQKTKVVVESPKAYPYTVAEINVKEEWINTLKNLNVSSQQGLSERFDATIGGGTVLMPFGGKYAKTPAEGMAAKIPVLGGESKDATIMTFGFNPNLGMWSPYHMAYYSVVESVTKLTAMGGDYRKARLTFQEYFEKLGVDPKRWGKPFAALLGAYEVQMELGIPAIGGKDSMSGSFGDLDVPPTLVSFAVGVEKAGKIISPEFKKNDSTLVLLQTEKLENGTIDIDKFKNNLETLYRLIQEEKVISASSIKFGGVAEAITKMTLGNRIGAEIENVTKEDLFGLNYGSLVVEVKNAVNVEETFKDCLYKVIGKTTASAQITSKQFDLNLNIEELENVYEEKLNKVFGIKTPDTGKKIETPLTEVKIWKLPKIKASKPKVVIPIFPGNNCEYDCARAFEKEGAEVSQVVFRNITKEALNESIDRLANEINSAQILMIPGGFSAGDEPDGSGKFIANALRNKKISNAVMKLLKNRDGLALGICNGFQALIKLGLVPYGEIVDIKEDMATLTYNNINRHMSSIIRTRVTSNKSPWFSEVKAGDIHSVAISHGEGRFVAPESLIKELIDNGQVATQYVDFDGNVSLDMPFNPNGSMYGIEGITSPDGRVLGKMAHSERIGENVYRNIPGDFDQKIFKAGVEYFK, encoded by the coding sequence ATGTTAGATATTAGAAGCGTATTCGTTGAAAAGAAAAAAGGATTTAATGTTGAGGCTCAAAGTTTATTAAATGATTTTAAAGAAAACTTAGGAGTGATCGGCTTAGAAGATATAAGAATTGTTAATAAGTATATTATTTCAGATATATCCGAAGAGTATTACAAGAAAGCATTACATACAATTTTTTCTGAAGCAACAGTAGATATAGTTTACGAATCAAAATTACCAACTAATGAAGGAGAAGTAGCTTTTGGTGTAGAATATTTACCAGGTCAATACGATCAAAGAGCAGATTCAGCGTCTGAGTGTTTAGCTCTTTTAACAGCAAAAGATAAAGTTGAAATAAAAACAGCTAAAATAGTAGTATTAAAAGGAAACATTTCACAAAGTGATATTGAAAAAATTAAGAGTTATTACATAAATCCAGTTGATTCAAGAGAAGTAGATATAGATAGCAAAGATTTATCATCAATATCAAACATGCCTAAAGATGTTCTAATCTTAGAGGGATTCACAAAAAAAGCATTGGAAGAATTAAAAGATTTTCACAGTGAACAAGGATTAGCGATGAGTATTGATGATCTTGTCATGATACAAGATTATTTTAAGAAAGAAGAAAGAGATCCAAGTATAACTGAAATTAAAGTAATAGATACATATTGGTCAGATCATTGTAGACACACAACTTTTTCAACTATATTAGAAGATGTACAAATTGAAAATAGTGTATTTACAGAACCGATAAAGAAAAGTTATGAAGCATACATAAAATCAAGAGAATATGTTTATGAAGATAAAGAAAAGAATAAAACTTTAATGGATATGGCTGTAATAGCTATGAAGGAACTTAGAAAAAGAGGAAAACTTGAAGATTTAGATATCTCAGAAGAAATAAACGCTTGTTCTATTAATGTAAAAGTTGAAACCAATAATGGTATTGAAGATTACTTAGTAATGTTTAAAAATGAAACTCATAATCATCCAACTGAAATTGAACCTTTTGGTGGAGCAGCAACTTGTCTTGGAGGAGCTATAAGAGATCCATTATCAGGAAGAACTTATGTATACCAAGCGATGAGAGTTACAGGGGCAGCAGATCCAACAGTACCAGTTAAAGATACCTTAAAAGGAAAGCTCCCTCAAAGAAAAATAACATTAGGAGCAGCTCATGGTTATAGCTCATATGGTAACCAAATTGGTCTTGCAACAGGAGAAGTAAGAGAAGTATATCATCCAAATTATGCAGCTAAGAGAATGGAAGTAGGAGCAGTTATTGCAGCAGCACCAAAGGAAAATGTAGTAAGAGAAGAACCTGTATTAGGCGATGTAATTATCTTACTTGGTGGAAGAACAGGAAGAGATGGTGTTGGTGGAGCAACAGGTTCATCTAAAGAACACACTGTAGATTCAATAAATGAATGTGGAGCAGAAGTTCAAAAAGGTAATGCACCTACTGAAAGAAAACTTCAAAGATTATTCAGAAATTCAAAAGTAGCTAAAATGATTAAGAGATGTAATGATTTTGGTGCAGGTGGGGTTTCAGTTGCAATTGGAGAACTTTGCAGAGGTTTAGATATAGATTTAGATAAAGTGCCAAAGAAATATGAAGGTTTAGATGGAACAGAACTTGCAGTTTCAGAATCGCAAGAAAGAATGGCCGTGGTTGTAACTAAGGAAAATGCAGATGAATTTATAAGACTTTCAAATGAAGAAAACTTAGAGGCTAATTTAGTTGCACATGTTACAGATACTGATAGATTAAGATTATTCTGGAGAGGAAAGAACATCGTTGATTTAAAGAGAACTTTCTTAGATACAAATGGGGCTACTCAAAAAACTAAGGTAGTTGTTGAATCACCAAAAGCTTATCCATATACAGTAGCAGAGATAAATGTTAAGGAAGAATGGATTAATACATTAAAGAATTTAAATGTTTCTTCACAACAAGGATTATCTGAAAGATTTGATGCAACAATTGGCGGTGGAACAGTGCTTATGCCATTTGGAGGTAAATATGCAAAGACACCAGCAGAAGGCATGGCAGCCAAAATACCTGTACTTGGCGGAGAAAGTAAGGATGCTACAATAATGACATTTGGATTCAATCCAAATCTTGGTATGTGGAGTCCATATCACATGGCATATTATTCAGTAGTTGAATCTGTAACTAAGCTTACAGCTATGGGAGGAGATTACAGAAAAGCAAGATTAACTTTCCAAGAATATTTTGAAAAGTTAGGCGTTGATCCTAAGAGATGGGGAAAACCATTTGCAGCATTACTTGGAGCTTATGAAGTTCAAATGGAACTTGGAATTCCAGCAATAGGTGGTAAGGATTCTATGTCAGGAAGTTTTGGGGATTTAGATGTACCTCCAACACTAGTATCTTTTGCAGTAGGAGTTGAAAAGGCTGGTAAGATAATATCACCAGAATTTAAGAAAAATGATTCTACTTTAGTCTTATTGCAAACTGAAAAATTAGAAAATGGAACAATTGATATTGATAAGTTTAAGAACAATTTAGAAACTTTATATAGATTAATCCAAGAAGAGAAGGTAATATCAGCATCATCAATTAAGTTTGGTGGAGTTGCAGAAGCAATTACTAAGATGACACTTGGAAACAGAATCGGAGCAGAAATTGAAAATGTAACAAAAGAAGATTTATTCGGATTAAATTATGGAAGCTTAGTAGTAGAAGTTAAGAATGCGGTAAATGTAGAAGAAACATTTAAGGACTGTTTATACAAAGTAATAGGTAAAACAACAGCTTCTGCTCAAATAACATCAAAGCAATTTGATTTGAATTTAAATATTGAAGAATTAGAAAATGTCTATGAAGAAAAATTAAACAAAGTATTTGGAATAAAAACACCTGATACAGGTAAAAAAATAGAAACACCTTTAACAGAAGTGAAGATTTGGAAGTTACCTAAAATTAAAGCGTCGAAGCCAAAGGTTGTAATTCCAATATTCCCAGGAAATAACTGTGAATATGATTGCGCTAGAGCTTTTGAAAAAGAAGGCGCAGAGGTTTCACAAGTAGTATTTAGAAATATTACTAAAGAAGCGTTAAATGAGTCTATAGACAGGTTAGCAAATGAAATTAATAGTGCTCAAATACTTATGATTCCAGGTGGTTTCTCAGCAGGTGATGAACCAGATGGTTCTGGTAAATTTATTGCAAATGCTCTTAGAAATAAAAAAATAAGTAACGCAGTAATGAAACTTCTTAAGAATAGAGATGGATTAGCATTAGGTATTTGTAATGGCTTCCAAGCGCTAATTAAATTAGGATTAGTACCATATGGGGAAATAGTTGATATAAAAGAGGATATGGCAACATTAACTTATAACAATATTAACAGACATATGTCTTCGATAATAAGAACAAGAGTTACTTCAAATAAATCACCTTGGTTTAGTGAAGTAAAAGCTGGAGATATACATTCAGTTGCAATTTCACATGGTGAAGGTAGATTTGTTGCACCAGAAAGCTTAATTAAAGAATTAATAGATAATGGTCAAGTAGCGACTCAATATGTTGATTTTGATGGAAATGTATCATTAGATATGCCATTTAATCCAAATGGTTCAATGTATGGAATAGAGGGAATTACAAGCCCAGATGGAAGAGTGTTAGGTAAGATGGCTCACTCAGAAAGAATTGGAGAAAATGTTTATAGGAATATTCCGGGAGATTTTGATCAAAAGATTTTTAAAGCTGGAGTTGAATACTTCAAATAA
- the purE gene encoding 5-(carboxyamino)imidazole ribonucleotide mutase, which yields MEVAIFFGSKSDTEVMKGAANALKEFGVTYKAFVLSAHRVPEKLEETLKEVEEAGCQVIIAGAGLAAHLPGVIASKTILPVIGVPVKAALEGVDALYSIVQMPKSIPVATVGINNSYNAGMLAVQMLSVNNKELKNKLKEFRINMKKKFIEDNAEGVEL from the coding sequence GTGGAAGTAGCAATATTTTTTGGAAGTAAATCTGATACAGAAGTTATGAAAGGTGCAGCTAATGCTTTAAAAGAATTTGGAGTAACATATAAAGCATTTGTTTTATCAGCTCATAGAGTGCCAGAAAAATTAGAAGAAACTTTAAAAGAAGTTGAGGAAGCAGGATGCCAAGTTATAATTGCGGGAGCAGGTCTTGCAGCTCATTTGCCAGGAGTAATTGCTTCAAAAACAATACTTCCTGTAATAGGAGTTCCAGTTAAAGCTGCTTTAGAAGGTGTAGATGCACTATATTCCATAGTACAAATGCCAAAATCAATTCCAGTTGCAACTGTTGGAATAAATAATAGTTACAATGCAGGGATGCTAGCAGTTCAAATGTTATCAGTTAATAATAAAGAGTTAAAAAATAAATTAAAAGAATTTAGAATAAATATGAAGAAAAAATTTATTGAGGACAATGCGGAAGGGGTAGAACTATAA
- the purC gene encoding phosphoribosylaminoimidazolesuccinocarboxamide synthase: MEKLEMLYEGKAKKIYKTDKADEVIVYYKDDATAFNGEKKGQIEDKGVMNNEITSILFELLEKKGIKTHFIKKLSDREQLCKKVEIVPLEVIVRNVAAGSMAKRLGLEEGYKLKTTVFEFSYKDDELGDPLINSYHAVAIGAATFEEIDTILDMTAKINDVLKEVFAAQNINLIDFKIEFGRCSDGTIVLADEISPDTCRFWDATTGEKLDKDRFRRDLGNVKDAYVEILKRISK; the protein is encoded by the coding sequence ATGGAAAAATTAGAAATGTTATATGAAGGAAAAGCAAAGAAGATATATAAAACAGACAAGGCTGATGAAGTAATAGTATATTACAAAGATGATGCAACAGCATTTAATGGAGAAAAGAAAGGTCAAATCGAAGATAAAGGTGTTATGAATAATGAAATCACATCAATCTTATTTGAACTATTAGAAAAAAAGGGTATAAAAACTCATTTTATTAAAAAACTAAGTGATAGGGAACAACTATGCAAAAAAGTTGAAATAGTACCACTTGAAGTAATCGTAAGAAATGTTGCAGCTGGTAGTATGGCTAAGAGATTAGGTCTTGAAGAAGGATATAAACTTAAAACTACAGTATTTGAATTTTCTTATAAAGATGATGAGTTAGGAGATCCATTAATAAATAGTTATCATGCAGTAGCAATTGGTGCAGCGACTTTTGAAGAAATAGATACAATTCTTGATATGACAGCAAAAATCAATGATGTATTAAAAGAAGTTTTTGCAGCACAAAATATCAACTTAATTGACTTTAAGATTGAATTTGGTAGATGTAGTGATGGAACAATTGTTTTAGCTGATGAAATTTCACCAGATACTTGTAGATTCTGGGATGCAACTACAGGAGAAAAGTTAGACAAAGATAGATTTAGAAGAGATTTAGGTAATGTTAAAGATGCCTATGTTGAAATTTTAAAGAGAATTTCTAAATAG
- the purF gene encoding amidophosphoribosyltransferase: MNNSNFELIMDPSNDKFKDECGVFGVYANNTIDVASMTYYGLYALQHRGQESAGIAVANGEKIDIHKGLGLITEAFKQEDLEKLKGRIAVGHVRYSTAGGKGIENAQPILVSSKMGPIAMAHNGTLVNADVIKELLEDGGQIFHTTTDSEVIACLIARSAKKGFAKAVIDAMSAVRGSFALTIMSKDKLIGARDPHGIRPLCLGKIEEGYVLASESCALDAIGAEYVRDIEPGEIVIIDEQGVNSYRYSENTKCQTCAFEYIYFARPDSKIDGLEVHTTRVKAGEQLFKEHPLDADVVIAVPDSGIPAAIGYAKASGIPYDTGFIKNRYVGRTFISPSQEIRERAVAVKLNPLKVNLEGKRVILIDDSIVRGTTSKHLIESLKRAGVKEVSFLIASPSVKYPCYFGIDTPYRSELVAANHTVEEIRDMIGADYLGYLSETGVYKSCEDREGFCMGCFNGVYPVATPIEEISKDLER; the protein is encoded by the coding sequence ATGAATAATTCAAATTTTGAATTAATAATGGATCCAAGTAATGACAAATTTAAAGATGAATGTGGAGTATTTGGCGTTTATGCTAATAATACTATAGATGTTGCATCAATGACTTATTACGGACTTTATGCTCTTCAACATAGAGGACAGGAAAGTGCAGGAATAGCAGTTGCAAATGGAGAAAAAATTGATATACATAAAGGTTTAGGTCTTATTACAGAGGCGTTTAAGCAAGAAGATTTAGAAAAATTAAAGGGACGCATAGCTGTGGGTCATGTAAGATATTCAACAGCTGGAGGAAAAGGCATTGAAAATGCTCAGCCTATATTAGTTTCATCTAAAATGGGACCAATAGCTATGGCTCACAATGGAACTTTAGTAAATGCTGATGTTATAAAAGAACTGCTTGAAGATGGAGGACAAATTTTCCATACTACAACAGATTCAGAGGTAATCGCTTGTTTAATAGCTAGAAGTGCTAAAAAAGGTTTTGCTAAAGCAGTAATTGATGCTATGTCAGCTGTTAGAGGATCATTTGCATTAACTATCATGTCGAAAGACAAGTTGATTGGAGCTAGAGATCCACATGGAATTAGACCACTTTGTTTAGGAAAAATAGAAGAAGGCTATGTACTAGCTTCGGAGAGTTGTGCCTTAGATGCAATAGGTGCTGAATATGTAAGGGATATAGAACCTGGAGAAATAGTGATAATAGATGAACAAGGAGTAAATTCATATAGATATTCTGAAAATACTAAATGTCAAACATGTGCTTTTGAATATATTTATTTTGCTAGACCAGATTCAAAAATTGATGGACTTGAAGTTCATACAACAAGAGTAAAAGCAGGAGAACAGTTATTTAAGGAACACCCATTAGATGCGGATGTTGTTATTGCGGTTCCAGATTCGGGAATACCAGCTGCCATAGGATATGCAAAAGCTTCTGGAATACCTTATGATACTGGATTTATCAAGAATAGATATGTAGGAAGAACATTTATATCACCATCTCAGGAAATAAGAGAAAGAGCAGTTGCAGTAAAATTAAATCCGCTAAAGGTAAACTTGGAAGGAAAAAGAGTTATACTTATTGATGATTCAATAGTAAGAGGAACTACTTCAAAGCATTTAATTGAATCGCTTAAACGTGCAGGAGTAAAAGAAGTTAGTTTCTTAATTGCATCACCAAGCGTTAAATATCCATGTTATTTTGGAATAGATACACCTTATAGAAGTGAACTTGTTGCTGCAAACCATACTGTAGAAGAAATCAGAGATATGATTGGAGCAGATTATTTAGGATACTTAAGTGAAACTGGAGTATATAAGAGCTGTGAAGATAGAGAAGGATTCTGCATGGGATGCTTTAATGGTGTTTATCCAGTAGCAACGCCAATAGAAGAAATATCAAAAGATCTTGAAAGGTAG